In Elstera cyanobacteriorum, the genomic stretch ATGCAGATGAACCATTCCTGGGGCAACCCGTGGCGGGGGCGCGATACGCGCGATAGCCGCATCGTCTTCATCGGGCGCGACCTTGACGCCGACGCCCTGCGCGAAGGGTTCCTGAACTGCGCGCAAGGGGTGACAGTGTGACGAGTTCGGCGGCGATCCTCGATTTCTGGTTCGGCCCTGCGGAGCCGCAGGCTTTTCGCGCCGAATGGTTCGAAAAGAACCCGGAGTTCGATCAGGAAATCGCCCGCCGGTTTCAAATCGAGATCGGCCAGGCGCTGACGGGCGGCTTGGCCGCCTGGGAGGATGCCCCCCGCTCGGCCCTGGCGCTGATCCTGTTGCTCGACCAGTTCCCGCGCAATGCGTACCGCAACACCCCGCGCGCCTTTTCCGGCGATCCACGCGGGCAGCAGGTGGCGTTGCTGGGGCTGGAGCGCGGCTATGATCGCAAGCTGACACCGCTGGAGCGGTTCTTTTTCTACCTACCGTTCGAACATGCTGAAGATCTTGGCTTGCAAGAAAAATGCGTAGAATTGATGCTCGGTCTTGAGACCGAATCCTCGCAGATCGCGGCCGCCAAGGCTGCGGACTATGCCGAAAAACACCGGGCCATTATCGCCCGCTTCGGCCGTTTCCCGCACCGGAACGATATTCTGGGGCGGGAGAGCACGCTGGAAGAAATTGAGTTTCTACAAGAACCGGGATCGTCCTTCTGATGCAAAACGCCTCGCGCACCAATTGGAAATTCGATGGCTATCTGACCCGCGCTACGGTGGCCTGGGACTGCACGGAAGGCGCTTTCGGTCAGGCAAACGGCAAGCTGCGCCGCATTCCCTTCGCCACGGTCGATCAGCAGGTATCGAGCGAAACCCAGGTGCATAAGGGCGGGTTGACGGCCCTGGTCGCGCATCCTGAGGGCGGTTACGTTAGTGGTGGGGAAGATGGGCGGATTATGCGCATTCCCACCGAGGGCGAGCCGGTGGAATGGGCCAAGCACCCCCATCAATGGATCGAGGTGATGGCCGCGTTCCCGGACGGGCGCATCGCCTATGCGCTGGGCAAGCAGGTTATCCTGCTCGATGCCTCCGGTACGGAAACCGCGCGCTTGGGGCCGCACGACAGCACCGTGATGGATATCGCCGTGCATGGCGATAAGCTGGTTGCCTGCCATTATAACGGCGCGACGCTTTGGGCGCTCGACGGGTCGGCGGAGCCGCGCAAGCTGGTGTGGAAAGGCTCGCATCTCGCCGTCGCCATCAACCCGGAAGGCACCATCGTCGCCACCTCTACTCAGGAAGGCGATGTCCACGGCTGGCGGCTGGATGAAAAGCGCGAGATGCGCATGTCCGGCTATCAGAGCAAGGTGAAATCCCTGGCCTTTTCCGCCGATGGGCAGTGGCTCTGCACCTCCGGCGCTGACGTGATGGTGGCGTGGCCGTTCGACGGGCCAGGGCCGGAAGGCCGGGCGCCCTTGGAACTGGTGGAAATCCGCAACGTCATGGTCACGCGCGTTGCCGCCCATCCCATTAGCCATTTCGTCGCCTGCGGGTTCGAAGATGGCACGCTCGCCATGGTCGATCTCAAGACCCAGGCGGGCGGCAAGGTGCAGGTCACGAAGCGCGGCCCGGTGACCTGCCTTGCCTGGGCGCGCAACGGCAATCATTTGATCGCCGGGGCCGACGATGGCCGGGCGATCGTCTTCTCCGTGCCAGGACCGCAAGCATGAGCCTGCTTCCCGTTACCCTCCTCACCGGCTTTCTCGGGTCGGGGAAAACGACGCTGCTCAACCGGCTGCTGCGCGATCCGGCGTTGAAGAATACGCTGGTGCTGATCAATGAGTTCGGCGAAATCGGCCTCGACCATCATTTGATCGAAAAAATCGAGGAAGAGGCGGGGCAGCAGCGGGTGCTGATGGCCTCCGGCTGCCTGTGCTGCACGATCCAGTCCGACCTGTCGAAAACCCTGCGCCAGATGGCCATCGACCGGGTGCGCGGCACGGTGCCGGAGTTCGAGCGCGTGGTGATCGAAACCACCGGTCTTGCTGATCCGGCGCCGATCCTGCACACGCTGATGCAAGATCCGCTGGTGGCGGCCCATTACCGGCTCGACGGCGTGGTGACCACCGTGGATGCCGTGGTCGGCGATCAAACCCTGACCGCCCAGCCGGAAGCACTGAAACAGGCCGCCGTTGCCGACCGTCTCGTGCTGACCAAGCAGGATATTGCCGATCCAGCGGCGGTTGCCGCGCTGAAAGCCCGGCTGCACGCCCTCAATCCCGCAGCGCCGATCCTGCCAGCCGATGTTTCGGCGGCAGAGCTTTTGGAAAGCGGTCTGTGGAACCCCGCGACCAAAAGCCTCGACGTGCGCCGCTGGCTGCAGGCGGAAGCCTATGAGGATCATGGGCACGATCATCATCATGACCATGATCATGGGCATGACCACGGGCATCATCATCACCACCATGACATCAACCGCCATGACGACCGCATCGCCGCCCATTGCCTAACATTGGACGCGCCCGTGCCGTGGGAAGCGGTGACCCTCTGGCTGCAATCCCTGACCGCCTATCGCGGCGAGGATATTCTGCGCTTGAAGGCGATCCTCAACGTTCGGGGGCAGGAGACGCCCCTGGTGCTCCACGGCGTCCAACACCTGCTGCATCCGCCGGTGCCGCTCCCCGCTTGGCCGGACGACGACCGCCGCAGCCGCATCGTGCTGATCACGCGCGATATTGGACGGGAGTTGCTGGAAAAATCGCTGAAGCAATTGACCGAGGTGGTGGGCTAGGGGGCGCATGATTCCAGATCAGAGAGGCCTGCATCATGAGCGCTGCGGTTGCCCGTATTCTTGACGACCTTCGCACCCGGGGCGGCCTTCAGGGTAAGGATATTGCCAATATCGTCGATGTTTCGACGGCGACTGTCTCCCGTTGGTCGCATGGGACTGGTACGCCCAATCTGCACACGCAAACGGTGATCGCCGATCTCCGGTATGTGGTCGAGCGGCTGTCGGATTTTTATACTGCCGACGAAGCCCGCCTGTGGTTACACGCAAGGCACCCGATGCTGAACGGCGAGCGGGCGATTGATCTGATCACTGCGGATCGGACCGAGGAGGTGTTAAGCGTCATCGAACGGTTAGAGGCGGGGGCCTACGTCTGACCATCCCATGACGAACCGTAAGGCGCGCGATCTCGACCTTCTTGATGCCCTGGATGCTCAACCCGGCGTCGCCTTCGAGGGGGATGCCTGGCGCATCGTCCGGGAAGGGCGGGATGGTCTCGAAGGGGCCTCCGCCCGTGGCCGTTGGGATCCCGGCCACTTCGATGTGCTCTACACGTCCTTGGCCTCTTTTTAGATCGGCTTAGCCCAGGTGATCTAGACGTCCAAACCTCGGAGCCGGTGGATTGGACGGCTTGGCGGTCGGCGGCATCCCCCTAACCCCGCCGCGCCAGCACTAGCGCTGCTAGGATCACGGCGCCGCCGAGCGCCTGATCGAGGCCGGGGGTTTCGCCATAGACCGCCCAGCCGCTCAGCATCGCTACCACCGGCCCCGCCAGCAGCATCAGACTACCGGAGGCGGCGGGCAGGCGGGCGAGGGTGATGAGGGTCAGGCCCTGGCCCATCGTCTGCGAAATCAGCCCGAGGCCGAGGACGGCGGCCCAACCGCTCGCGCTGTGCGGGAAGGTCACGCCGCCCCGGAAGGCGGCCAGCACCAGCGCGGCGGCGACCGAGCCAAAGCTGGTCCACAGGATCACCGTCCAATCACTCACCGCCCCCGCCAACCGCCGCGTGAGCAGCAGATAGAGCGTGTAAAACAGGCAGGCGATGAGGGCGAGGCCGTCGCCCCAAGCGATCGTCCCGGCCTTATGGGGAAAGCCGGTCATAATGGCGGCGCCCAGCAGGGCAACGGCCAGGGCGATCAGCGCGCGGCGGGCAGGCTTTTCCCCGAACAGCGCCCAGGCCCCCAGGGCGACCAGCAGCGGCGAGAGATTCGCGAGAAAGGTCGCATTGGCAATCGCCGTGTGCATCAGGGCGAAGTGATAGGTGGTGAGGTCGGCGGCAAAGGCGATGCCCGCCCCCAGCAGGAGGCTGGCGGCCTTCACCCCCGGCTTCAGGCCAACTTTCCCGCGCGGCAAGAATAGGGCAATCCCCACCCAGGCCAGCAGCGAGAGCGATAGGCGCCAGAAAGCGCTATCCGCCGGGCCGACATCGACCTGCCGCACCATCAGCGGCCCAACGCCGATGGCGACCTGGGCGAGCATCAGAAGAAGAAAACACTGCGTCCGGCTCATGCCGCCTCGCGTTGTCATCGATAGGGTTAGGCTGGGGCTGGTCATCGTGCGTTTCCCCCAAGGAAAGGTCTAGCCACAGCATGCGGGCGCGTCTAGCATAGATCAAAGCAATAGAATGGATAATTTCATCAGGTTTTGTGATGCGACCGACCCTCGATATCGATTTGCTGCGCTGCTTCGTCGCCACCGTCGATCACGCTAGTCTCACGCTGGCGGGGGACAAGCTTGGGCGCAGCCAGCCTGCTGTGACGGCGCAGATCAAACGGCTGGAAGAGATGCTGGGGCGGCGGTTGTTAACGCGCGGGCGCAATGGTGCCCATCCGACCGAAGACGGTGTGCGTTTGCTCGGCCATGCGCGCCGGTTGCTGCGCGACCATGATGCGGCGGTCGATGATCTGCTTGCCATCGGCGCGGAAGGCTTGATCCGCTTCGGCGTGCCCGACGATTACGAAGGCCCGTTCGTCACCCCGTTGGTGGCGGAATTTACCCGCGCTCAGCCGCGCGTGGCGCTGGAAGTGCATTGTGCCTGCAGTCAGGTTTTGCGCGCGCGGCTCGCCGTCGATCAGCTCGATCTTGTGCTGTGTACCCGCCTGCCCGGCGCGGCGGAGGGGCAGTTGATCCGACGCGAACCCTTGCAATGGGTAGGGGCGGCGGATCATCGGTTGGAAGACCGGCGCCCGCTGCCGCTCGCCCTTTTCACCGAAGATTGCGCCTTCCGCCCCCATGCCTTCGAAGCCTTGGACCGCGCGGGCATTCCTTGGCGGATCGCCTATACCGGCTCCAGCTTTGCAGGCATCCTCTCGGCGGTCAGTGCCGGTCTGGCCGTGACGGTACTGGCGCGCGGCACCATCCCGTCCGGCTTCCGGCTGCTGGGGGAGGCAGAGGGGCTACCGCCCTTGCCAGAAACCGACATCGCCCTTTATCAGCGCGATAATCTCAGCCCCGCCGCCCGGCTGTTCGCCCGCCATGTCATCGGTGGCCTGGGGGTAGAGGCGGCCCAGGCTTAGCAGGACCAATCCAGCCGTTGGCCAATCATGGCTTCGACCCGATCCGTCAACCCGGCAAAGCGCTCGGTGAGGAAAGCGTCGCAGGCCGGGTCGTAGGGCGCATAGGCGGGCGCCCGGTTCGCGTCGGGGATCGTGTCGCCGAACCCGTTGGGGGAAATGTCCAGAAACGCGGCGAGTTTTTCCCGCGTCGCCTGCGGCTGATTTTTCACCTCTGCAAGGCTCAGAAAGAGAAACTGATCGCGGGGAAATAAGCTGAGATAGCGATCAATCTGAAGGTCGAACAAGGACGACCGAACATACATGAAATTATAAAAATAATGTCGGCAGGTCTGGAAGAATGCGGGCGAGGCGAAGCGATCATCTTCCGCGAACAGCGCGTCGGCAAAACTCTCCGAAAGTTCTATGGGCTGCCCGTCGGCGTGCTGGGCGCGGCGCATGTGCTGATAGAGCGAATAGGCCCGCCGCTTGGGATCGCGCAAAATCACGATAAACCTCGCCTGCGGAAACAGGCCCTTTAAAATCGGCGGCGTCTCGGGGTTGGAAAAATACACATGGGATGCATCGACCCGATAGCGCGTATCAGCATGAAAAAGCGAAAAATAAGTAATCGGGTCCGCGATCACCTGGAAATAACTGCAAAAGAAACTCGGCTCTTTGGGGGTGCAGGCATGAATATCCGGGTGACACCCGAGCAAGTGATGCAGGGAGGTTGTGCCACATTTGCCCGCGCCGAGCAGAAACAGGTTGGGGTACATGGTCGGGCGCGCCTAAGTTGAGGGCAAGGAGGAGGCAGCGTAAGCCCGTTCCCGCCCGGTGTCATCGGTTGGCGCGGATTGGTCCGGCATCGCCTGGGTTGCCGCTTCCGCCTTCAGCCAAGTGCGGAATGGGTCCAGGCCCGCCGCCGCGTGCCGCCGGGTTTTCAGGCGATACTCGAAGCCGCTGCGCGTAAAGCCCAGCGGGGCAACCAGCCGCCCGCTCCCGATATCGGTGGCGACAAGATGCCAAGGCGCAAGACAGAGGCCCAGGCCCGCCCCAGCAGCTTCCAGCGTGAAATAATAATGCTCGTACCACGCCCCCGCCGGGGGGGCGGGCGTCCACCCGGTCCAGGCGTCGGGCCGGGTTTTTGTGTGCAGCAGGGGAACCTGGGTTAGGTCTTCGGTGCCGGTGATGGTAGCGCAGAGGGCAGGGGTGCCGACCGGCCCCAGCCATTCGGGGAAGAGCCGCTCCTCCCCCGTCGCCAACGGCCCTTCCGGCACGATGGTGATCACGGCATCGAAGCGGTCGCGTTCGGGCTCGACCGGCCCTTCTGCCGCGCGCAGTCGCACGTCGATGCCGGGGAACTGCGCGGTAAAACGATAGAGGCGCGGGATCAACCAGCGCATCAGAAACGTGCTGAGGCAGGAAACATCCAGCACAGCGGCCTGTACCGCGCGGGCGGCTTGGGTTGCGGCTTCGATCCCATCGAAAGCATCGGCGAGCCGGGGGGCAAGGGTGCGGCCCGCCTCGGTCAACCGGGGTTTGCTTTTCGGCCCCTCGAACAGCGGGACGCCCAGAACCTCTTCCAGCAACCGCACCTGACGGCTGACCGCACCGGGGGTGACGTGCAGTTCCTCGGCGGCAGCGGTCATGCGACCGTGGCGGGCAGCGGCTTCGAAGGCGCGCAGGGCGGTGAGGGGCGGCAGGTCGCGTTTCATATGTGAGATTTAAGCATAATCATTTGCCGAAAGGATCGTTTTCTTTCCCTGCGTCTGGCGGCGCAGGATGGCGCAGTTTTTGACGATTGGGAGAGAAGTGATGCCTTTTATTCGTACCGCCGTTAAAGCCGGAACCAGCGCCGATCTCAAAAAAAAGATCGTCATGGGGATTCATCAAGCCCTGATTGATGCCATCGGCATGCCTGCGGACGAGCTGTTCAATCTGGTCAGCGACTACGCCGAGGCCGATTACTTTTACGACCGTAACTTCAACGGCATCGCCCGATCCGACGCGGCTGTTGTCGTCGAAATCACCCTGCGGCGCGGGCGCAGCGATGCGATGAAGCGCGACCTTTACGCCCGTATCGCCGCCAATCTTCAGCGCGACGCGGGCGTGTCCCCCAAGGATGTCTTCATCTTCTGTCACGAGAATGATTATTCCGACTGGTCGGTCGGCAATGGCGTTTTCGCGATGGCCCTACAGCAGCAGCGCGGGGGGGATTAGCCCCCGCTAACCCACGCCCGTCCGACTGCGGTAGGCAAGGGCTTCGGCGATATCGAGGCGGCTGACCTGCCCGCGCCCTGCGAGATCGGCCAGCGTGCGGGCAACGCGCAGAACGCGGTGATAGCCGCGGGCTGACAGGCGCAGCCGGTCGGCGGCCTCCGTCAGCAGGCTCTGTCCGGCGGCGTCCGGGCGGGCGATGGCGGTCAGCAGGTCGCCATCGGCCTCGGCATTGGTGGCGATACTCATGCCGGTGAAACGCTGCGCCTGCACCGCGCGGGCGGTGGCGACGCGGGCGGCCACGACGGCGCTATCCTCTTTCGCGGGTGGTCCGGCGAGGTCTTGCGCAGAAACGGCGGCAACCTCCACATGCAGATCGATACGGTCGAGCAGCGGGCCAGAGATTTTGGCCTGATAGTCCACAGCGCAACGTGGGGCCTTGCCGCAGGTGCGCGCCGGATCGGTCAGAAAACCGCAGCGGCAGGGGTTCATCGCTGCCACCAACTGTACCCGCGCTGGATAGGTCACATGGGCATTGGCGCGCGCGACGGTCACACGCCCCGTTTCCAGCGGCTGACGCAGGGATTCCAGCGTTGCCCGGGCAAATTCCGGCAGTTCGTCGAGGAACAATACGCCGTGATGTGCCAGGCTGATTTCCCCCGGACGGGCGCGATGCCCGCCGCCGACGAGCGATGCGAGCGAGGCCGAATGATGCGGGTCACGGAATGGGCGCTGGCGCGTCAACTTGCCGTCCGCGAGCTGCCCGGCGACCGATTGGATCATCGCGACGCTCAGGGCCTCGCGCGGCGACAGCGGCGGCAACAGGCCCGGCAGGCGCTGCGCTAGCATGGATTTACCCGATCCAGGCGGCCCGACCATCAGCAGATTATGCCCGCCCGCCGCTGCAATCTCTAAGGCACGCTTGGCGCTTTCTTGGCCTTTGACATCGATCAGATCGAGCGGGCGGCGCGGGTCTTCCGCTAATTCGGCGCGCGGGCGCGGCAACAGTGCCGTGCCCTTCATATGGTTGATCAGGTCCATCAGGCTGGCGGGCGCCAGCACCGGCAGATCGGGGCTGGCCCAGGCGGCTTCCCCGCCACAGGGCGCCGGGCAGAGGATGCCAAGATCACGCTCCACCGCCCCGAACGCAGCAGCGAGCACGCCGGAGACGGGGGCGAGTGTGCCGTCCAGCCCCAATTCCCCCAGCATTAGAAAGGCGGCTACCTCGTCGGCGGGCAGAATGCCCATCGTCACCAGCAGGGCAACGGCGATGGGCAGGTCGAAATGGCTGCCCTCCTTCAACACGTCGGCGGGGGCGAGGTTCACCGTGATGCGTTTGGCGGGGAGAGCCAAGCCGAGGGCGGCGAGGGCGGAGCGCACCCGTTCCCGGCTTTCCGCCACCGCCTTATCGGGCAGGCCAACGATGGTGAAGGCGACCAAACCGCCCGTCATCGCCACCTGCACATCCACGTCGATCACTTCGATGCCGGAGAAAGCGACGGTTTTAACGCGGGCAATCGGCGAAACGGACATCGGCCCTGCATCTTAAAGGGGAGCGTGCTGAACGATACTGCACGCGCCGCTGCCTGTCATGGGCGATTCCAAATTCTAATTGATAAAATGATCATTCTAGTTATTAATCTCGCCAGAGGAGGCGAGACAATGGCCCGTTACCGGAACCCTGAGATTTATGCCGCCCAGCAGACCAGCATTCTAAGGGCCGCCGAACGGTGTATCCGTCGCTACGGTTTCGAGGGAACGGCTATCGCCGCCCTGTGTGCCGAAGCGGGGATCAGCGCTGGACGTCTCTACCACTACTTCCCATCGAAGGCCGCCATCATCGCGGCCTTGATCGCCGAGGCTCAGGCAGAGGCGCTTGCATCACTCGATCCGCTCGCGACGGCGGCGATAACGCCCGCCGCCCTAATAGCGGCAGTCGAAGCGGCCGCCTTAGGGGTTGCCGACCCCGACTATGCCGCCGTCGCGCTCGAAATCGCGGCTTCCGCCGCCCGCGACGCAACGATTGCGGCGGCTCTCGCCGCCCATGAACGGGCGGTCGCGGCGGCATGGCAAGCAGCGATTGAGCGCGGGCAATCAGGCGGCCTCTTTCCCGCGCATCTCCCGGCAGATGCTCTGGCAGAAGCCATTGCGCTGGTGCTCGATGGTATCCTGGGATGCCGTATTTCCAAGCCCGACTTAACCGATGCCGCCATTCGCCAGCGGGTCCGTTTTGTCCTAACCCCACTGTTGGAGCACGCCGCCCGATGATCCGTCGCGATTATGCCGATGCGCTGCGCGGTTTTGCCTTGATCGGCATTTGCATTGTCAATGTGCCGTTTATGGCCTGGGGGTTGCTGCCATTCCCCGAGCCTGCGTCCTTCTGGGACAGCGTGGCGCGCGCGCTGACTGTCGGGGCGTTCGAGGCGAAATTCTTTATCCTCTTCTCCTTCCTTTTTGGCTTCGGTCTGGCGTTGCAAGCGCGCGCTGAAGCGGCGGGGACGCTGCCAACGGGCGCCTATCCGCGCCGTCTCTGGGGGTTGCTAATTCTCGGAATAGCCCACGGGAGTCTGCTCTTTCCGGGGGATATTCTGACCGGCTATGCCCTTCTCGGGGCGATTGTCTGGCGGCTTCGCGCTGCGTCGGAGGCGGTCTTGCGGCGTACCGCTTTCATGGGATGGTTGTTCGCCCTGCCCGCCTTTGGGGTGCTTGATTGGTTGAGCCAGACCGGCGGGGTACCGACCCCCGAAGACGCGGCCACCCTTCTTGCGGCGTATCGGGGCGGATGGGGCGACATTCTGACCCAGCGCGTTGCCGATTGGGGATTGGTCGCCCTCCTGGTTCTTCCGCTCTACAATGGGCCGATGGCCCTCGCCGCTTTTGCTCTGGGGGTCATTGCCGGGCGGAAAAATCTTCTGGCTGACCCGTCCAGTGTCCAAGATTTCTGTCGGCGATACGGCGCGGTGGTGTGGGGCGGTGCCGTTGTTGGAAACGGTATTGCCGTCGCCGGGCTTTTGCTTGGTGCCGACCGCCTGCCGATTTCATTACCAGCCCTCGCCCTTGGCGGCCCATGCTTAGCCCTCCTCTATGCGGGGGGACTAGCGCGGTTGTCCGGCACTTGGGTTTATCGCCGTCTGGCAAAAGCCGGGCAGGTATCGCTTAGCCTCTATCTCGGCCAGTCACTCGCAGTGAATGGGGTGATCCACGGTTTCGATCTGTTTGCCCGCCTAAGTCCAGCGGTCTGTCTCATTTTAGCGGTCGCCGTGGCGACCGGGTTAATCCTGCTCGCCGGGCCGTGGCTCAGCGCCTTTCGGTACGGCCCTGCCGAGTGGCTGCTGCGCTGCTGGACTTACCGCGCATGGCTTCCGTTCCGGCGATAGGTTATGCCCGGTCGCGCTCGATATCCGGTAGCAGCACCGTCAGCAGCCCCATCGCAGGCAGGAAGGCGCAGACCTGGAAGACGGTCGTAATGCTGGTCCAATCGGCCAAGACGCCCA encodes the following:
- a CDS encoding DUF924 family protein, whose protein sequence is MTSSAAILDFWFGPAEPQAFRAEWFEKNPEFDQEIARRFQIEIGQALTGGLAAWEDAPRSALALILLLDQFPRNAYRNTPRAFSGDPRGQQVALLGLERGYDRKLTPLERFFFYLPFEHAEDLGLQEKCVELMLGLETESSQIAAAKAADYAEKHRAIIARFGRFPHRNDILGRESTLEEIEFLQEPGSSF
- a CDS encoding WD40 repeat domain-containing protein — its product is MQNASRTNWKFDGYLTRATVAWDCTEGAFGQANGKLRRIPFATVDQQVSSETQVHKGGLTALVAHPEGGYVSGGEDGRIMRIPTEGEPVEWAKHPHQWIEVMAAFPDGRIAYALGKQVILLDASGTETARLGPHDSTVMDIAVHGDKLVACHYNGATLWALDGSAEPRKLVWKGSHLAVAINPEGTIVATSTQEGDVHGWRLDEKREMRMSGYQSKVKSLAFSADGQWLCTSGADVMVAWPFDGPGPEGRAPLELVEIRNVMVTRVAAHPISHFVACGFEDGTLAMVDLKTQAGGKVQVTKRGPVTCLAWARNGNHLIAGADDGRAIVFSVPGPQA
- a CDS encoding CobW family GTP-binding protein, whose product is MSLLPVTLLTGFLGSGKTTLLNRLLRDPALKNTLVLINEFGEIGLDHHLIEKIEEEAGQQRVLMASGCLCCTIQSDLSKTLRQMAIDRVRGTVPEFERVVIETTGLADPAPILHTLMQDPLVAAHYRLDGVVTTVDAVVGDQTLTAQPEALKQAAVADRLVLTKQDIADPAAVAALKARLHALNPAAPILPADVSAAELLESGLWNPATKSLDVRRWLQAEAYEDHGHDHHHDHDHGHDHGHHHHHHDINRHDDRIAAHCLTLDAPVPWEAVTLWLQSLTAYRGEDILRLKAILNVRGQETPLVLHGVQHLLHPPVPLPAWPDDDRRSRIVLITRDIGRELLEKSLKQLTEVVG
- a CDS encoding antitoxin Xre/MbcA/ParS toxin-binding domain-containing protein: MSAAVARILDDLRTRGGLQGKDIANIVDVSTATVSRWSHGTGTPNLHTQTVIADLRYVVERLSDFYTADEARLWLHARHPMLNGERAIDLITADRTEEVLSVIERLEAGAYV
- a CDS encoding DMT family transporter; translated protein: MTSPSLTLSMTTRGGMSRTQCFLLLMLAQVAIGVGPLMVRQVDVGPADSAFWRLSLSLLAWVGIALFLPRGKVGLKPGVKAASLLLGAGIAFAADLTTYHFALMHTAIANATFLANLSPLLVALGAWALFGEKPARRALIALAVALLGAAIMTGFPHKAGTIAWGDGLALIACLFYTLYLLLTRRLAGAVSDWTVILWTSFGSVAAALVLAAFRGGVTFPHSASGWAAVLGLGLISQTMGQGLTLITLARLPAASGSLMLLAGPVVAMLSGWAVYGETPGLDQALGGAVILAALVLARRG
- a CDS encoding LysR substrate-binding domain-containing protein yields the protein MRPTLDIDLLRCFVATVDHASLTLAGDKLGRSQPAVTAQIKRLEEMLGRRLLTRGRNGAHPTEDGVRLLGHARRLLRDHDAAVDDLLAIGAEGLIRFGVPDDYEGPFVTPLVAEFTRAQPRVALEVHCACSQVLRARLAVDQLDLVLCTRLPGAAEGQLIRREPLQWVGAADHRLEDRRPLPLALFTEDCAFRPHAFEALDRAGIPWRIAYTGSSFAGILSAVSAGLAVTVLARGTIPSGFRLLGEAEGLPPLPETDIALYQRDNLSPAARLFARHVIGGLGVEAAQA
- a CDS encoding sulfotransferase domain-containing protein, producing the protein MYPNLFLLGAGKCGTTSLHHLLGCHPDIHACTPKEPSFFCSYFQVIADPITYFSLFHADTRYRVDASHVYFSNPETPPILKGLFPQARFIVILRDPKRRAYSLYQHMRRAQHADGQPIELSESFADALFAEDDRFASPAFFQTCRHYFYNFMYVRSSLFDLQIDRYLSLFPRDQFLFLSLAEVKNQPQATREKLAAFLDISPNGFGDTIPDANRAPAYAPYDPACDAFLTERFAGLTDRVEAMIGQRLDWSC
- a CDS encoding LysR family transcriptional regulator, encoding MKRDLPPLTALRAFEAAARHGRMTAAAEELHVTPGAVSRQVRLLEEVLGVPLFEGPKSKPRLTEAGRTLAPRLADAFDGIEAATQAARAVQAAVLDVSCLSTFLMRWLIPRLYRFTAQFPGIDVRLRAAEGPVEPERDRFDAVITIVPEGPLATGEERLFPEWLGPVGTPALCATITGTEDLTQVPLLHTKTRPDAWTGWTPAPPAGAWYEHYYFTLEAAGAGLGLCLAPWHLVATDIGSGRLVAPLGFTRSGFEYRLKTRRHAAAGLDPFRTWLKAEAATQAMPDQSAPTDDTGRERAYAASSLPST
- a CDS encoding tautomerase family protein gives rise to the protein MPFIRTAVKAGTSADLKKKIVMGIHQALIDAIGMPADELFNLVSDYAEADYFYDRNFNGIARSDAAVVVEITLRRGRSDAMKRDLYARIAANLQRDAGVSPKDVFIFCHENDYSDWSVGNGVFAMALQQQRGGD
- a CDS encoding YifB family Mg chelatase-like AAA ATPase — protein: MSVSPIARVKTVAFSGIEVIDVDVQVAMTGGLVAFTIVGLPDKAVAESRERVRSALAALGLALPAKRITVNLAPADVLKEGSHFDLPIAVALLVTMGILPADEVAAFLMLGELGLDGTLAPVSGVLAAAFGAVERDLGILCPAPCGGEAAWASPDLPVLAPASLMDLINHMKGTALLPRPRAELAEDPRRPLDLIDVKGQESAKRALEIAAAGGHNLLMVGPPGSGKSMLAQRLPGLLPPLSPREALSVAMIQSVAGQLADGKLTRQRPFRDPHHSASLASLVGGGHRARPGEISLAHHGVLFLDELPEFARATLESLRQPLETGRVTVARANAHVTYPARVQLVAAMNPCRCGFLTDPARTCGKAPRCAVDYQAKISGPLLDRIDLHVEVAAVSAQDLAGPPAKEDSAVVAARVATARAVQAQRFTGMSIATNAEADGDLLTAIARPDAAGQSLLTEAADRLRLSARGYHRVLRVARTLADLAGRGQVSRLDIAEALAYRSRTGVG
- a CDS encoding helix-turn-helix domain-containing protein; its protein translation is MARYRNPEIYAAQQTSILRAAERCIRRYGFEGTAIAALCAEAGISAGRLYHYFPSKAAIIAALIAEAQAEALASLDPLATAAITPAALIAAVEAAALGVADPDYAAVALEIAASAARDATIAAALAAHERAVAAAWQAAIERGQSGGLFPAHLPADALAEAIALVLDGILGCRISKPDLTDAAIRQRVRFVLTPLLEHAAR
- a CDS encoding DUF418 domain-containing protein, which codes for MIRRDYADALRGFALIGICIVNVPFMAWGLLPFPEPASFWDSVARALTVGAFEAKFFILFSFLFGFGLALQARAEAAGTLPTGAYPRRLWGLLILGIAHGSLLFPGDILTGYALLGAIVWRLRAASEAVLRRTAFMGWLFALPAFGVLDWLSQTGGVPTPEDAATLLAAYRGGWGDILTQRVADWGLVALLVLPLYNGPMALAAFALGVIAGRKNLLADPSSVQDFCRRYGAVVWGGAVVGNGIAVAGLLLGADRLPISLPALALGGPCLALLYAGGLARLSGTWVYRRLAKAGQVSLSLYLGQSLAVNGVIHGFDLFARLSPAVCLILAVAVATGLILLAGPWLSAFRYGPAEWLLRCWTYRAWLPFRR